From Halomicrobium salinisoli, the proteins below share one genomic window:
- a CDS encoding anthranilate phosphoribosyltransferase, with protein MAQTTREYGEWPLKRLMTEVVGSGHKSADDMDRGQAREAFQRILDGEPDETTLGAFWLANRWKRNSPEELAAFVDVMREESVETGVPDADPVDCGANYDGKGDSAILGVAAGVVAAAAGTPVVVHSGDRVPTQKQDAYKHVLDELGVRTAVSPGESVDMVDETGFGFYYQPEFNPGVVDLFDRRDEMGVRTFVNTVETLANPADADVHLGSFYHLAFATKMTDTLQQAQTQDVSRTLFFQGMEGYDDVRPGSTVVAEWNDGDDELDDFEIKTADYGMDVESEDLEVDDVAADSAAITEDVVAGEREDGFADAVALNAALRIYAREDADSIDEGLEMAREAIDDGSAAAVLEDLQAF; from the coding sequence ATGGCTCAGACCACCCGCGAGTACGGGGAGTGGCCGCTCAAGCGGCTGATGACCGAGGTCGTCGGATCGGGACACAAGTCGGCCGACGACATGGACCGCGGGCAGGCCCGCGAGGCGTTCCAGCGCATTCTCGACGGGGAACCGGACGAGACCACGCTGGGCGCGTTCTGGCTCGCCAACCGCTGGAAGCGCAACTCGCCGGAGGAGCTGGCGGCGTTCGTCGACGTGATGCGCGAGGAGAGCGTCGAGACGGGCGTGCCGGACGCCGACCCCGTCGACTGCGGGGCCAACTACGACGGCAAGGGCGACAGCGCCATCCTGGGGGTCGCCGCCGGCGTCGTCGCCGCCGCGGCGGGCACCCCCGTCGTCGTCCACAGCGGCGACCGCGTCCCCACCCAGAAGCAGGACGCCTACAAGCACGTCCTCGACGAACTCGGCGTCCGGACGGCGGTGTCGCCCGGCGAGAGCGTCGACATGGTCGACGAGACCGGCTTCGGCTTCTACTACCAGCCCGAGTTCAACCCCGGCGTGGTGGACCTGTTCGATCGCCGCGACGAGATGGGCGTCCGGACGTTCGTCAACACGGTCGAGACGCTGGCGAACCCGGCCGACGCGGACGTCCACCTGGGGAGCTTCTATCACCTCGCGTTCGCCACGAAGATGACCGACACCCTCCAGCAGGCCCAGACGCAAGACGTCTCCCGAACGCTCTTCTTCCAGGGCATGGAGGGCTACGACGACGTCCGGCCGGGATCGACCGTCGTCGCAGAGTGGAACGACGGCGACGACGAACTCGACGACTTCGAGATCAAGACCGCCGACTACGGGATGGACGTAGAGAGCGAGGACCTCGAAGTCGACGACGTCGCCGCCGACTCCGCGGCCATCACCGAGGACGTCGTCGCGGGCGAGCGCGAGGACGGCTTCGCCGACGCCGTCGCGCTCAACGCCGCGCTGCGGATCTACGCCCGCGAGGACGCCGACTCGATCGACGAGGGACTGGAGATGGCTCGCGAGGCCATCGACGACGGCAGCGCCGCCGCCGTCCTCGAGGACTTGCAGGCGTTCTGA
- a CDS encoding alpha/beta fold hydrolase → MAESQATTEGATPVAVDDLVEHHRVRVNGVSLHYVTAGPEDGDLAVLLHGFPDFWYSWRHQIPALVDAGYRVLAPDMRGYNRSEAPGGVAAYDLDELVADVAGLIEHAGRERAHVVGHDWGGLVAWQVGIDRPDVVDRLAVLNAPHPAAYVRDLTTWEQLQKSWYVFWFQVPRLPEWGFARDDFAVFDEIFDEGTARPNAVTDADLERYREAFRRNGPRGPINYYRALARRRAKQGAGALLGGGRPDWRVDVPALLLWGERDMALATSLTRGVDRWVPDLRVERYGDAGHWVQFDASERVTEALVDFLAGDAGTGTAEAE, encoded by the coding sequence ATGGCCGAGTCACAGGCGACAACGGAGGGAGCGACCCCCGTGGCCGTCGACGATCTCGTCGAGCACCACCGTGTTCGGGTCAACGGCGTCTCCCTCCACTACGTGACCGCGGGTCCGGAGGACGGCGACCTCGCCGTCCTGCTCCACGGCTTCCCGGACTTCTGGTACTCCTGGCGCCACCAGATCCCGGCGCTGGTCGACGCGGGCTACCGCGTCCTCGCGCCGGACATGCGCGGCTACAACCGCTCGGAGGCGCCCGGCGGCGTCGCCGCCTACGACCTCGACGAGCTCGTGGCCGACGTCGCCGGGCTGATCGAGCACGCCGGCCGGGAGCGGGCCCACGTCGTCGGGCACGACTGGGGCGGCCTCGTCGCCTGGCAGGTCGGCATCGACCGGCCCGACGTGGTGGACCGACTGGCCGTCCTGAACGCGCCGCACCCGGCCGCGTACGTGCGGGACCTGACGACCTGGGAACAGCTCCAGAAGTCCTGGTACGTCTTCTGGTTCCAGGTCCCCCGGCTGCCGGAGTGGGGCTTCGCGCGCGACGACTTCGCCGTCTTCGACGAGATCTTCGACGAGGGGACGGCGCGACCGAACGCCGTCACGGACGCGGACCTCGAGCGCTACCGCGAGGCGTTCCGCCGGAACGGCCCCCGCGGACCGATCAACTACTACCGGGCGCTCGCCCGCCGTCGAGCGAAACAGGGCGCTGGGGCGCTGCTGGGAGGCGGCCGGCCGGACTGGCGCGTCGACGTCCCGGCGCTGCTGCTGTGGGGCGAGCGAGACATGGCGCTGGCGACGTCGCTGACCCGCGGCGTGGACCGGTGGGTGCCCGACCTGCGCGTCGAGCGCTACGGCGACGCCGGCCACTGGGTCCAGTTCGACGCGAGCGAGCGGGTGACCGAGGCGCTGGTGGACTTCCTCGCGGGCGACGCGGGGACCGGAACCGCCGAGGCGGAGTAG
- a CDS encoding peptidylprolyl isomerase, with protein MSDLTATIHTTKGDIEIELFDERAPRTVEAFVDHATEAESYDDAEIGPGEGAWEDPETGEKRVDPIYDGVEFHRVIEDFMIQTGDPEGTGRGGPGYTFEDEFHDELRHDSAGKVSMANRGPDTNGSQFFITLAETPHLDDKHAVFGEVVDGMDVVEEIGGVDTDMHDRPTTPIEIESVEIHD; from the coding sequence ATGAGTGACCTGACCGCGACGATCCACACGACGAAGGGCGACATCGAGATCGAACTGTTCGACGAGCGCGCGCCGCGCACCGTCGAGGCGTTCGTCGACCACGCCACCGAGGCCGAGAGCTACGACGACGCGGAGATCGGTCCGGGCGAGGGCGCCTGGGAGGACCCCGAGACGGGCGAGAAGCGCGTCGATCCCATCTACGACGGCGTCGAGTTCCACCGCGTCATCGAGGACTTCATGATCCAGACCGGCGACCCCGAGGGCACCGGCCGCGGCGGCCCCGGCTACACCTTCGAGGACGAGTTCCACGACGAACTGCGCCACGACTCGGCCGGGAAGGTCTCGATGGCCAACCGCGGCCCCGACACGAACGGCTCGCAGTTCTTCATCACGCTGGCGGAGACGCCCCACCTCGACGACAAGCACGCCGTCTTCGGCGAGGTCGTCGACGGCATGGACGTCGTCGAGGAGATCGGCGGCGTCGACACGGACATGCACGACCGCCCGACGACGCCCATCGAGATCGAGTCCGTCGAGATTCACGACTAG
- a CDS encoding aryl-sulfate sulfotransferase translates to MDATRAVTALLAVVTVTAGFAPAAATAATGPAVGSSTAASGPALQTDASNPCVGTIRERPENATLLSLQGARGSSYTTALLTGIAPNGSIIGVHNVTGHGGRWAYDVDPLANGNLLMASTEPGITVVTEIDPATGEHVSVRRFEDVEDGHDADLHGDELYLVDKGDERNRVLIYNLTREEITWQYRFDEHSEAFPRDGGGPYADDWTHVNDVERIGDGLIMASIRNFDEVVAIDRETKEIAWTLGEDGNHDVLFEQHNPDYFEGENGTPTVIVADSRNDRVVEYARIEAGADVDLGANATRVNDEWVRTWTLEGGQLDDPRDADRLPNGNTLVSDRRGHRLLEVTPAGEVVWEVYGPWQPYDAERIGTGDESSGPTMREADATGTVEMTGSQGIDVDRQEQCYEYLTSSDRDDRLLPPGALDGGASDQSTTDAGGANATDQSDERVTATPALGTGSDGSDGWTVAAGLLGAAALVAAALLTRRLG, encoded by the coding sequence ATGGACGCGACCCGCGCAGTCACGGCCCTCCTCGCCGTCGTCACGGTCACCGCCGGCTTCGCGCCGGCGGCCGCCACGGCGGCGACCGGGCCCGCAGTCGGCTCGTCGACGGCCGCTTCAGGACCGGCGCTCCAGACCGACGCCTCGAACCCCTGCGTCGGGACGATCCGCGAGCGGCCCGAGAACGCCACGCTGCTCTCGCTCCAGGGGGCGCGTGGGTCGAGCTACACCACGGCGCTGCTGACCGGCATCGCTCCGAACGGCTCGATCATCGGCGTCCACAACGTCACGGGCCACGGCGGCCGGTGGGCGTACGACGTCGATCCGCTGGCGAACGGGAACCTGCTGATGGCCAGCACCGAGCCCGGCATCACCGTCGTGACCGAGATCGACCCCGCGACCGGCGAGCACGTCTCCGTGCGCCGCTTCGAGGACGTCGAGGACGGCCACGACGCCGACCTCCACGGCGACGAACTGTACCTCGTCGACAAGGGCGACGAGCGCAACCGGGTGCTGATCTACAACCTCACCCGGGAAGAGATCACCTGGCAGTACCGCTTCGACGAGCACTCGGAGGCCTTCCCGCGGGACGGCGGCGGTCCCTACGCCGACGACTGGACCCACGTCAACGACGTCGAGCGGATCGGCGACGGTCTGATCATGGCCTCGATCCGGAACTTCGACGAGGTGGTCGCCATCGACCGCGAGACCAAGGAGATCGCGTGGACGCTCGGCGAGGACGGGAACCACGACGTTCTATTCGAGCAGCACAACCCCGACTACTTCGAGGGCGAGAACGGGACGCCGACCGTCATCGTCGCGGACAGCCGCAACGACCGCGTCGTCGAGTACGCCCGCATCGAGGCGGGCGCCGACGTCGACCTGGGGGCGAACGCGACCCGCGTGAACGACGAGTGGGTCCGCACGTGGACCCTCGAGGGCGGGCAGCTCGACGACCCGCGGGACGCCGACCGCCTGCCCAACGGGAACACGCTGGTCTCGGATCGGCGCGGCCACCGCCTGCTGGAGGTGACGCCGGCCGGCGAGGTCGTCTGGGAGGTGTACGGCCCCTGGCAGCCGTACGACGCCGAGCGGATCGGCACCGGCGACGAGTCCAGCGGTCCGACGATGCGGGAGGCCGACGCCACGGGCACCGTCGAGATGACCGGCAGCCAGGGCATCGACGTCGACCGCCAGGAGCAGTGCTACGAGTACCTGACCAGTTCGGACCGGGACGACCGCCTGCTCCCGCCCGGGGCGCTCGACGGCGGGGCGAGCGATCAGTCGACGACCGACGCCGGGGGCGCGAACGCGACGGACCAGTCCGACGAGCGCGTGACCGCCACGCCGGCGCTCGGGACCGGGTCGGACGGCTCCGACGGCTGGACGGTCGCCGCCGGCCTGCTGGGCGCGGCAGCGCTGGTCGCCGCTGCGCTACTCACCCGTCGTCTAGGATAG
- a CDS encoding ferredoxin: MADQDGPIDPSDVGETDAPPVEDKPYKIIFEANKCIGAGKCAEVSDNWELSLDTGIAAPKAYFVGEEQVDDEIRAAEVCPAKKDRGVIHVVDRRTNEEIAPDPEGDGTLSVDW, encoded by the coding sequence ATGGCCGATCAGGACGGACCCATCGACCCGAGCGACGTCGGCGAGACCGATGCCCCGCCCGTCGAGGACAAGCCCTACAAGATCATCTTCGAGGCCAACAAGTGCATCGGCGCGGGCAAGTGCGCCGAGGTCTCCGACAACTGGGAGCTGAGCCTGGACACCGGTATCGCGGCCCCGAAAGCCTACTTCGTCGGCGAGGAGCAGGTCGACGACGAGATCCGGGCCGCGGAGGTCTGCCCCGCCAAGAAGGACCGCGGCGTCATCCACGTCGTCGACCGCCGGACGAACGAGGAGATCGCACCGGACCCCGAGGGCGACGGGACGCTCTCCGTCGACTGGTAA
- a CDS encoding ABC transporter substrate-binding protein, which translates to MSSDRALERRNFLKATGSAAAAAAFAGCSGDGGDQGNDTGTQTGSGDFSTELKQEGDLWRVLSGTITTLDPIEATDTSSGILIQQMFDPLMNYPDGLPTVEGLMAADYSVSDDFLTYEFQLADAQFHDGSDVTASDFAYAFERLAASENSSRAYFILDSLGVTHETTTETVDGEEEEVYEPGTLGVEAVDESTLRIELSEPFHASLEMLAYTAFSPIPEGTIGDVEGYDGEVEQDEFATSNPIGNGPFEFDDWESGTEARVGAFDDYYGEGPNVDGVHWAVIEDDTARYNYLMNRNADIAENFPTAQYDPSKVSVENEDEYGRQTGTYGDVRNGATMNYAAVADIGVYYLGFNMDRVEKPIRQAVAYALNQHTVVEQIFKQRGEPAYNFTPPSIFPGGAENYRSRAENEYPYGYGETQMDQARSVMEEAGYSDSERASVELTIYESEVWSNTASILRDQLQSAYVDLEVNQAPFNTLLERGRNGELQMYSLGWVADWPAPDNFLQLLNPPQTDTSMDFPVSYLNWNSETGDAAGQAADAYQTVLDNSAPTDEDRSAREDAYVEIENANWEDVAMLPVYHQLSEVFWYDHVDIEPFGGMGPSRQMMNDVSVGDRE; encoded by the coding sequence ATGTCATCCGACCGAGCGCTCGAACGGCGGAATTTTCTCAAGGCGACCGGGAGCGCCGCCGCGGCGGCGGCGTTCGCCGGCTGCTCCGGCGACGGCGGCGATCAGGGGAACGACACGGGGACCCAGACCGGCTCCGGTGACTTCTCGACGGAGCTGAAACAGGAGGGCGACCTCTGGCGGGTCCTGTCGGGGACCATCACGACGCTGGATCCCATCGAAGCGACGGACACCTCCTCGGGGATCCTGATCCAGCAGATGTTCGACCCGCTGATGAACTACCCCGACGGGCTGCCGACGGTCGAGGGCCTGATGGCCGCCGACTACTCGGTGTCCGACGACTTCCTCACCTACGAGTTCCAGCTCGCGGACGCCCAGTTCCACGACGGCAGCGACGTGACGGCGTCCGACTTCGCCTACGCCTTCGAGCGGCTGGCCGCCTCGGAGAACTCCAGCCGGGCGTACTTCATCCTCGATTCGCTCGGTGTCACCCACGAGACGACGACCGAGACGGTCGACGGCGAGGAGGAGGAGGTCTACGAGCCCGGGACGCTGGGCGTCGAGGCCGTCGACGAGTCGACGCTGCGGATCGAGCTGTCCGAGCCGTTCCACGCCTCCCTGGAGATGCTCGCCTACACCGCGTTCTCCCCCATCCCGGAGGGCACCATCGGCGACGTCGAGGGGTACGACGGCGAGGTGGAACAGGACGAGTTCGCCACCTCGAACCCCATCGGGAACGGCCCCTTCGAGTTCGACGACTGGGAGTCGGGCACCGAGGCGCGCGTCGGCGCCTTCGACGACTACTACGGCGAGGGGCCGAACGTCGACGGCGTCCACTGGGCGGTCATCGAGGACGACACGGCCCGGTACAACTACCTGATGAACCGCAACGCGGACATCGCCGAGAACTTCCCCACGGCCCAGTACGATCCCTCGAAGGTCTCCGTCGAGAACGAGGACGAGTACGGGCGCCAGACCGGGACCTACGGCGACGTGCGCAACGGCGCGACGATGAACTACGCCGCCGTCGCCGACATCGGCGTCTACTACCTCGGGTTCAACATGGACCGGGTAGAGAAGCCCATCCGCCAGGCGGTCGCGTACGCGCTGAACCAGCACACCGTCGTCGAGCAGATCTTCAAGCAGCGCGGTGAGCCGGCGTACAACTTCACGCCGCCGTCGATCTTCCCCGGCGGGGCCGAGAACTACCGTAGCCGCGCCGAGAACGAGTACCCCTACGGGTACGGCGAGACGCAGATGGACCAGGCCCGCTCCGTGATGGAGGAAGCGGGCTACAGCGACAGCGAGCGGGCCAGCGTCGAGCTGACCATCTACGAGTCCGAGGTCTGGAGCAACACCGCCAGCATCCTCCGGGACCAGCTCCAGAGCGCCTACGTCGACCTGGAGGTCAACCAGGCGCCGTTCAACACCCTGCTGGAGCGCGGCCGCAACGGCGAGCTACAGATGTACTCGCTGGGCTGGGTCGCCGACTGGCCCGCCCCGGACAACTTCCTCCAGCTGCTGAACCCGCCACAGACCGACACCAGCATGGACTTCCCCGTCTCGTATCTCAACTGGAACTCCGAGACGGGCGACGCCGCGGGGCAGGCCGCCGACGCCTACCAGACCGTGCTGGACAACTCGGCGCCGACCGACGAGGACCGGAGCGCCCGCGAGGACGCGTACGTCGAGATCGAGAACGCCAACTGGGAGGACGTCGCTATGCTGCCGGTCTACCACCAGCTCAGCGAGGTGTTCTGGTACGACCACGTCGACATCGAGCCGTTCGGCGGCATGGGACCGAGCCGCCAGATGATGAACGACGTCTCCGTCGGCGACCGGGAGTAA
- a CDS encoding ABC transporter permease — protein MSRATYLLKRLLMSIPVVIFGTTVTFAIIRLGPLSPADAILGQDPDPRAVERIEQRLGLDEPLWEQYFQFMGDLFTFDLGQSWVISSGTPAVELIAAYAPRTIWLGFWSILIALLIGIPLGFYAGLHPNTLSDYTASFGGIVWRAMPNFWLAVILVTVLSQSQQLFGFDWQTFLVETNVVTSPNLGVFARPSRLLTDPRAAWTDVLAATKQILPAALVLGSASMGTEMRIGRTAVLETINEKYVETARAKGVPPRVLVWKHVFRNALIPLVPVITAEAFILVGGSVLVETVFAINGIGRLFFQASVQGDLPLVGTLMYLFILLIVGLNIVQDIAYTIIDPRVGYEKT, from the coding sequence ATGAGCCGGGCCACCTATCTGCTCAAGCGACTGCTCATGTCGATTCCCGTCGTCATCTTCGGGACGACGGTCACGTTCGCCATCATCCGGCTCGGACCGCTCAGTCCGGCGGACGCCATCCTCGGGCAGGACCCCGACCCGCGGGCCGTCGAGCGGATCGAGCAGCGACTCGGCCTCGACGAGCCCCTCTGGGAGCAGTACTTCCAGTTCATGGGCGACCTGTTCACGTTCGACCTGGGACAATCGTGGGTGATCAGCTCGGGCACGCCGGCCGTCGAGCTGATCGCCGCCTACGCCCCCCGGACCATCTGGCTCGGGTTCTGGTCGATCCTGATAGCACTGCTGATCGGCATTCCGCTGGGCTTCTACGCGGGCCTGCACCCGAACACGCTCTCTGACTACACCGCTTCCTTCGGCGGCATCGTCTGGCGCGCCATGCCGAACTTCTGGCTGGCGGTCATCCTCGTGACGGTCCTCTCGCAGTCCCAGCAGCTGTTCGGCTTCGACTGGCAGACCTTCCTGGTCGAGACCAACGTGGTCACGTCGCCGAACCTCGGCGTGTTCGCCAGGCCGTCGCGGCTGCTGACCGACCCGCGGGCCGCCTGGACGGACGTGCTCGCGGCGACCAAACAGATCCTGCCGGCCGCGCTCGTGCTCGGATCGGCGTCGATGGGGACCGAGATGCGCATCGGCCGGACGGCCGTCCTCGAGACGATCAACGAGAAGTACGTCGAGACGGCCCGGGCCAAGGGCGTCCCGCCGCGCGTGCTCGTCTGGAAGCACGTCTTCCGCAACGCGCTGATCCCGCTGGTCCCCGTGATCACGGCCGAGGCGTTCATCCTCGTCGGTGGCTCGGTCCTCGTCGAGACGGTCTTCGCCATCAACGGGATCGGCCGCCTGTTCTTCCAGGCCTCCGTCCAGGGCGACCTCCCGCTGGTCGGGACGCTGATGTACCTGTTCATCCTGCTGATCGTCGGCCTGAACATCGTCCAGGACATCGCCTACACGATCATCGATCCGCGCGTGGGGTACGAAAAGACATGA